In Cyanobacteriota bacterium, a genomic segment contains:
- a CDS encoding SDR family oxidoreductase, with protein MNVLIVGATGTLGRQVARRALDEGHHVRCLVRGFQRAAFLKEWGAELVLGNLCLPETLVPALKDMDAVIDVATSRPTDAIWEVDWEGKVALIQAAHAAGIKRFIFFSILDAEQFPHVPLMNVKHCTEEFLKASGLNYTILRPSGFLQGLIGQYAIPILEKQAVWVTGESSPIAYMDTLDIAKFAIAALTRPETEYKSFPVVGTRAWGTREIIQVCERLSGQEAKVTQVPLGVIRLVEKAARFFQWSWNVADRLTFAEVLASGKTMTAPMDEVYSAFGLQPQDMTTLESYLQEYFSRILRKLKELDYEKEKQKQKKKKKTPFKSGAK; from the coding sequence ACGTGCGTTGCTTAGTGCGAGGATTTCAACGCGCCGCCTTTCTGAAGGAGTGGGGAGCAGAATTGGTCTTGGGTAATCTTTGCCTACCTGAAACCCTAGTGCCAGCACTCAAAGATATGGATGCGGTGATTGACGTAGCTACGTCTCGGCCTACAGATGCTATCTGGGAGGTAGACTGGGAGGGCAAAGTGGCCCTAATTCAAGCTGCCCATGCTGCTGGTATCAAACGCTTCATCTTCTTCTCGATTTTGGATGCTGAGCAGTTTCCCCATGTGCCCTTAATGAATGTGAAGCACTGCACAGAGGAATTTTTGAAAGCATCGGGATTGAACTATACTATCCTACGCCCGTCTGGATTTCTGCAAGGGTTAATTGGGCAGTATGCTATCCCAATTTTGGAAAAGCAGGCGGTGTGGGTAACGGGTGAATCATCACCAATTGCCTACATGGATACCCTAGACATTGCCAAGTTTGCGATCGCAGCCCTCACTCGTCCAGAGACTGAATATAAATCCTTCCCAGTGGTGGGCACTAGAGCATGGGGAACCCGCGAGATTATCCAAGTGTGTGAGCGCCTATCGGGACAAGAAGCTAAAGTGACTCAGGTGCCACTAGGGGTTATTCGCCTGGTAGAAAAGGCAGCACGGTTCTTCCAGTGGAGCTGGAACGTTGCCGATCGCCTCACCTTCGCCGAAGTGCTGGCCTCAGGCAAAACCATGACCGCTCCTATGGATGAGGTATACTCAGCATTTGGGCTGCAACCCCAAGACATGACAACCCTAGAGTCTTATCTGCAAGAATATTTCAGTCGTATTCTCCGGAAACTGAAGGAACTGGATTACGAGAAAGAAAAGCAAAAACAGAAGAAGAAAAAGAAAACCCCCTTCAAATCAGGAGCTAAGTGA